In Ptychodera flava strain L36383 chromosome 17, AS_Pfla_20210202, whole genome shotgun sequence, one genomic interval encodes:
- the LOC139116313 gene encoding uncharacterized protein, producing MKLLDTNNFPIYNGPSTADPMFWKTPRKIKAIEASQFEELRSGVKRKRTSSRYNDEDECSSDTLAQIRNSLQCIVCLMEVTFPVYICHGCNMITGCYVCVIRCTSCPHCRHDINEAMGPVRGMDSLADALQFKRSSDRDIAESASKRSNNEEGNSSPELGLPNTPEQATDEDVIISD from the exons ATGAAGTTGTTGGATACCAACAATTTTCCCATTTACAATGGACCATCTACTGCAG ATCCTATGTTTTGGAAAACGCCTAGAAAGATAAAGGCAATAGAGGCATCACAATTTGAGGAGTTAAGATCCGGCGTAAAACGGAAAAGGACCTCAAGTAGATATAATGATGAAGATGAATGCTCTAGT GATACCTTAGCACAGATCAGGAATAGCCTTCAATGTATCGTGTGCTTGATGGAGGTAACTTTCCCAGTTTACATATGCCATGGATGTAATATGATTACCGGTTGTTATGTATGTGTAATACGATGCACCAGCTGCCCTCACTGTCGCCATGACATCAATGAAGCAATGGGCCCAGTACGAGGCATGGACAGCCTAGCAGATGCTCTACAGTTTAAACGTTCGTCTGATAGAGACATTGCCGAGTCCGCGTCAAAGCGATCAAACAATGAGGAAGGAAACTCTTCACCTGAGTTAGGGCTGCCAAATACACCAGAACAGGCAACTGATGAGGATGTAATAATTAGTGACTAG